Within the Cyanobacteriota bacterium genome, the region GTTTCATTGTGGAACAAGCCTACGATTTCATGTTGAATAATCCCTATCGAATCCGGGTGCTGAAACTGGTGGAAACCAATGGTCGGCTAGAAATTGAAAATTACATGATTCACGGTGAAGAGGCATTCTATGGTGCCTCACGTGACTTGCCTCGCCTCTACAACTTGCAGGCTAGCCAACTAGAAAAATTACCTGGCTGCAACATGCGAGTTGAGTGGACAGGACATTCCTTCCGAGGTGAGGTGGAACCAGGTAAGGCTTGCATAGTGGTGCGCAAGGGCAAAACGACCTACCTAGATAGCACCTTTGAAATCGACGGCGATCGCTTCATTAGCTACGATCGGGGCCGCGACCCAGAAACCGATGAGCACGTCTGGGGGTCGCTGGCGGGGCCATTTGAGTTTGTACGTTGGACTAGCTTTGCCCATGAAGTAACGCTGTGACCCTA harbors:
- a CDS encoding chromophore lyase CpcT/CpeT; this translates as MTHATDMLSLARWMAADFSNQAQAFDNPPLFAHIRVCMRPLPVQLLSGISFIVEQAYDFMLNNPYRIRVLKLVETNGRLEIENYMIHGEEAFYGASRDLPRLYNLQASQLEKLPGCNMRVEWTGHSFRGEVEPGKACIVVRKGKTTYLDSTFEIDGDRFISYDRGRDPETDEHVWGSLAGPFEFVRWTSFAHEVTL